Proteins co-encoded in one Hymenobacter swuensis DY53 genomic window:
- the mutM gene encoding DNA-formamidopyrimidine glycosylase, with amino-acid sequence MPELPEVETYRRFLDELVTHQTITAFEVKDTHVLGVDEDTLRRAVVGRTVTGTSRLGKNCFLLLDDGRVLVLHFGMTGDVGAYRDEADAPRFTRVALHLDSGLRVAFVDARKFGRIRLADSVDAYRQTKKLGPDALDITVEELQTKLSRRKTILKPLLLDQSLTAGLGNWIVDEVLFQAKIHPERIANTLSEAEFRRLHASILLVLRTAIAHEANYRRFPASFLIHAREWDDSATPGTDAHLHCPRHPRTLIAKTYVGGRATYTCPRCQPEV; translated from the coding sequence ATGCCCGAACTACCCGAAGTCGAAACCTACCGCCGCTTTCTCGATGAGCTGGTCACGCACCAGACCATTACTGCTTTCGAAGTCAAAGACACCCACGTACTGGGAGTCGATGAAGACACCCTGCGCCGCGCCGTAGTAGGCCGTACCGTCACGGGTACCAGTCGCCTGGGCAAAAACTGCTTCCTGCTGCTGGACGACGGCCGGGTGCTGGTGCTACATTTCGGCATGACCGGCGACGTGGGCGCCTACCGCGACGAAGCCGACGCCCCGCGCTTCACCCGCGTAGCTCTTCACCTTGATTCCGGGCTGCGTGTGGCCTTCGTGGATGCCCGCAAATTCGGCCGCATCCGGCTGGCCGACAGCGTGGACGCCTACCGGCAGACCAAAAAGCTGGGGCCAGATGCTTTGGATATTACGGTTGAGGAACTGCAAACTAAGCTCAGCCGGCGCAAAACCATCCTCAAGCCTCTACTACTCGACCAAAGCCTCACGGCCGGATTGGGTAACTGGATTGTAGATGAAGTACTGTTTCAGGCCAAAATACATCCGGAGCGTATTGCCAATACATTATCTGAGGCCGAATTCAGGCGGCTGCATGCGTCTATTCTATTGGTGTTACGTACGGCTATTGCGCACGAAGCCAACTACCGCCGGTTTCCGGCCAGCTTCCTTATTCACGCCCGCGAATGGGATGATTCCGCTACTCCCGGCACCGATGCCCATCTGCACTGTCCCCGCCACCCCCGTACGCTAATAGCAAAAACCTACGTTGGCGGTCGGGCCACCTACACCTGCCCGAGGTGCCAGCCTGAAGTTTGA
- a CDS encoding TonB-dependent receptor plug domain-containing protein, whose product MRLLLFTTFGITLLYAALPGQAQQAAADTSAYRLQLREVVVTATRTEKALTEVPIPVTVVSKAQIRTMGAVRLTDVLGEQTGLTIVADHGRGVQLQGLNPEYTLILVDGEPLIGRTAGTLELSRVAVGNIERVEVVKGPASALWGSEALAGVVNIITQKPQAGTRGEVRLRYGTNRTTDAGGTFNYQHNRLGLTFFGNRYSSAGYSLQPATGEATVPPFASYTGQSRVTYRLDDKTTLSTSGRHFVEKQTNTLTISGGNGQKAQVRLAARQQDFSLNPSLTRSFSDKLLGTLRFYHASYRTRENYTYAADGAPYDASYFHQTFTRPEAQLDWRLHPNHTLTVGGGYLLEAVEATRYDQRQQMRSGYGYVQDDWTPLPGLNLVAGARFDGHSQYQSQLSPKLSGRYQVRPWLAVRATAGRGFRAPDFRQLYLNFSNPAVGYSVFGTHQVREKVAQLAAQGQLALDPATGQPLVNEALLEQASQLTAESSRAYNIGLQADPNEKLRLTVNFFHNDLRDLIETAAVAQKTNGQAVYSYRNVSRAYTQGMEAEARYRLRPGLTLSGGYQYLLAKDRDVLARLAAGSLYRRDPETLETVRLSRADYGGLFNRSRHTANLKLFYDNTARGWSGSVRGVYRGRYGLQDRNGNQILDAANEYVRGYWLWNVAAAKTLRQRYILQAGLDNVLNYTDPANLSTVPGRLYYTSLSVALGRQ is encoded by the coding sequence ATGCGTCTGCTTCTGTTCACCACTTTCGGAATTACGCTGCTGTATGCGGCCCTGCCGGGCCAGGCTCAGCAAGCTGCGGCCGATACCAGTGCCTACCGGCTCCAGCTGCGAGAAGTAGTCGTGACGGCTACCCGCACCGAGAAGGCGCTGACGGAGGTGCCCATTCCGGTGACGGTGGTGAGCAAGGCGCAGATCCGGACGATGGGAGCCGTGCGCCTGACCGATGTGCTGGGCGAGCAAACTGGCCTCACCATCGTAGCCGACCACGGGCGCGGCGTGCAGCTACAGGGCCTCAACCCCGAATACACCCTGATTCTGGTGGACGGGGAGCCGCTGATTGGCCGCACGGCAGGCACGCTGGAACTCTCGCGGGTGGCAGTAGGCAACATTGAGCGGGTAGAAGTGGTGAAGGGACCGGCCTCGGCGCTGTGGGGCTCGGAGGCGCTAGCGGGCGTGGTCAACATCATCACCCAGAAGCCCCAGGCTGGCACCCGGGGTGAGGTACGCCTGCGCTACGGCACTAACCGCACCACCGATGCGGGCGGCACTTTCAACTACCAGCACAACCGGCTAGGCCTGACGTTCTTCGGCAATCGGTACAGCTCGGCAGGCTACTCGCTACAGCCGGCCACCGGCGAGGCCACCGTGCCGCCCTTCGCCAGCTACACCGGTCAGAGCCGGGTGACGTACCGCCTGGATGACAAAACGACGCTGAGTACATCGGGACGGCATTTTGTTGAAAAACAGACCAATACCCTTACTATCAGTGGGGGAAATGGCCAGAAGGCGCAAGTCCGGCTGGCGGCCCGGCAGCAGGATTTCAGTCTGAACCCTTCACTCACGCGCAGTTTTTCGGATAAGCTGTTGGGCACGCTGCGCTTCTACCATGCCAGCTACCGTACTCGGGAAAATTACACCTACGCGGCCGACGGTGCGCCCTACGACGCGAGCTACTTCCACCAGACCTTCACGCGGCCCGAAGCCCAGCTCGACTGGCGGCTACACCCCAATCATACCCTCACGGTGGGCGGCGGCTACCTGCTGGAAGCCGTGGAAGCTACCCGCTACGACCAGCGCCAGCAGATGCGTTCCGGCTACGGCTACGTGCAGGACGACTGGACGCCGCTGCCGGGCCTGAACCTGGTGGCCGGGGCCCGGTTCGATGGACACAGCCAGTACCAGAGCCAGCTCAGTCCCAAGCTCTCGGGGCGCTACCAGGTGCGGCCGTGGCTGGCGGTGCGGGCCACGGCAGGCCGAGGTTTCCGGGCCCCGGATTTCCGCCAGCTCTACCTCAATTTCTCGAACCCGGCCGTGGGCTACAGCGTGTTCGGCACCCACCAGGTGCGGGAGAAAGTGGCCCAGCTGGCGGCCCAGGGCCAATTGGCCCTGGACCCGGCTACCGGGCAGCCGCTCGTGAATGAGGCCCTGTTGGAGCAGGCCAGCCAACTGACTGCCGAAAGCTCCCGGGCCTACAACATAGGGCTGCAGGCTGACCCCAACGAGAAGCTGCGTCTGACGGTCAACTTCTTCCACAACGACCTGCGCGACCTGATTGAAACGGCCGCCGTGGCGCAGAAAACCAACGGGCAGGCGGTGTACTCTTACCGCAACGTGAGCCGGGCTTACACCCAGGGTATGGAGGCCGAAGCCCGCTACCGGCTGCGGCCCGGCCTCACGCTCAGCGGTGGCTACCAGTACCTGCTGGCGAAGGACCGGGACGTGCTGGCCCGGCTGGCGGCCGGCTCCCTCTACCGCCGCGACCCGGAAACGCTGGAAACGGTGCGCCTCAGCCGGGCCGATTACGGGGGGCTTTTCAACCGCTCCCGCCACACGGCCAACCTGAAGCTCTTCTATGACAATACGGCCCGGGGCTGGTCGGGGAGCGTGCGGGGCGTGTACCGGGGCCGCTACGGCCTGCAGGACCGCAACGGCAACCAGATTCTGGACGCCGCCAACGAGTACGTGCGGGGCTACTGGCTCTGGAACGTGGCGGCCGCCAAAACCCTGCGTCAGCGCTACATCCTGCAGGCCGGCCTCGATAACGTGCTGAATTACACCGATCCGGCCAATCTCAGCACTGTGCCCGGCCGCCTCTACTACACCAGCCTCAGCGTGGCCCTGGGCCGGCAGTAG
- a CDS encoding FecCD family ABC transporter permease gives MTTLTQPLPIAAAPTTLPPQPARHTTPMPRRQRLLLPALLVLLLVAVVAGTEAGAVPIPVSALLGILLHKLGLSTGFAFEPQQEAVLWAIRLPRVCLGVLVGAALGLAGASMQGLFRNPLADAGLIGISSGASLAAVGTIVLEVKLVALFAGLAVVREALGFYLLPTVAFAGACGTTLLVYRISRETGRTVIATMLLVGMAINALTGALTGLLTYVATDEQLRSITFWELGSLGGASWPTVLRLLPFLGLPLLWLPRLGKPLNLLALGEEQASHLGLPVARLKRQLIGLATLAVGASVAVVGIIGFIGLLVPHLIRLVAGPDNRRVLPGSALGGASVLVLADTLARTVVAPAELPIGILTALLGAPVFLWILLRQRQLRPG, from the coding sequence ATGACAACCCTAACCCAACCTCTGCCCATTGCCGCCGCGCCAACTACACTACCTCCCCAACCGGCGCGGCACACTACTCCCATGCCCCGGCGGCAACGCCTGCTGCTGCCCGCGCTGCTGGTGCTGCTGCTGGTGGCGGTGGTAGCGGGTACGGAAGCCGGCGCCGTACCGATTCCAGTGTCGGCCCTACTGGGTATTCTGCTGCACAAGCTAGGCCTGAGTACCGGCTTTGCATTCGAGCCCCAGCAGGAGGCCGTGCTCTGGGCCATCCGGCTGCCCCGGGTGTGCCTGGGGGTGCTGGTGGGCGCGGCCCTGGGCCTGGCCGGTGCCAGCATGCAGGGCCTGTTCCGCAACCCCCTGGCCGATGCCGGCCTGATTGGCATTTCGTCGGGAGCTTCCCTGGCGGCCGTGGGCACGATTGTTCTGGAAGTGAAGCTAGTGGCTTTGTTTGCGGGTCTGGCGGTGGTGCGCGAGGCCCTGGGGTTCTACCTGCTGCCCACAGTAGCCTTTGCCGGGGCCTGCGGCACTACGCTGCTGGTGTACCGCATTTCGCGGGAGACCGGGCGCACGGTAATAGCCACGATGCTGCTGGTTGGCATGGCCATCAATGCCCTCACTGGGGCCTTAACGGGCCTGCTTACCTACGTGGCTACCGATGAACAGCTGCGGAGCATTACGTTCTGGGAACTGGGTAGCCTGGGCGGGGCTTCCTGGCCCACGGTGTTGCGGCTGCTGCCGTTTCTGGGGCTGCCGCTGCTGTGGCTGCCGCGCCTGGGTAAACCGCTGAATCTGCTGGCCCTGGGCGAAGAGCAGGCCAGCCACCTCGGCCTGCCCGTGGCCCGCCTCAAGCGCCAGTTGATTGGGCTGGCGACTCTGGCTGTGGGCGCGAGCGTGGCCGTGGTAGGAATCATCGGCTTTATCGGGCTGCTGGTGCCCCACCTGATCCGCCTGGTGGCCGGCCCCGATAACCGCCGGGTGCTGCCCGGCTCGGCGTTGGGTGGGGCCTCGGTGCTGGTGTTGGCCGATACGTTGGCTCGCACCGTGGTGGCTCCGGCCGAGCTACCCATCGGCATCCTCACCGCCCTGCTCGGGGCCCCGGTCTTCCTCTGGATTCTGCTGCGCCAACGACAGCTCCGGCCGGGCTGA
- a CDS encoding DUF5004 domain-containing protein: protein MKKLPVFLSLLASTLVFASCEKEIEEIKDPAQEVAAAAANAQSKPELLAAGPWHLTSLTLASATPGTAAAPAVDILPRMKAAQRDNQHTFKADGSYVLDEAAEKAYAEAPQQLTGSWKLNGDSLTVSQPNVTRHFFVEELNTTTLRVKLTQAGAQGTTTYTSVFSR, encoded by the coding sequence ATGAAGAAACTGCCCGTATTCCTGAGCCTGTTGGCTAGCACCCTTGTGTTTGCCTCCTGCGAGAAAGAGATTGAGGAGATAAAGGACCCCGCCCAGGAAGTGGCAGCTGCCGCTGCAAATGCCCAATCGAAACCTGAGTTGCTGGCCGCCGGCCCTTGGCACCTGACCAGCCTCACGCTGGCCAGTGCTACTCCCGGCACCGCCGCCGCTCCGGCCGTCGATATATTACCCCGTATGAAAGCCGCCCAGCGCGACAATCAGCACACCTTCAAGGCCGATGGCAGCTACGTGCTGGACGAAGCCGCCGAGAAAGCCTACGCCGAAGCTCCCCAGCAGCTCACCGGTTCCTGGAAGCTGAACGGTGACTCCCTTACCGTGAGCCAGCCCAACGTAACGCGTCATTTCTTCGTGGAAGAGCTTAACACCACTACGCTGCGGGTGAAACTTACCCAGGCCGGTGCCCAGGGCACCACTACCTACACGTCGGTTTTCTCGCGATAA
- a CDS encoding heme/hemin ABC transporter substrate-binding protein — MYYFRSFLLSGLLLSLLVSSRAVGATTPRIVSLNGTISEIICALGRQPQLVGVDVTSTYPEALAKLPKVGHTRNISAEGVLALSPTLVVGTTESLKPEVAAQLRAAGVPVHLFRQDCSAAGTRQLIQDVAATFGASARVPAVTARLDAELAKVQKPAAAPKVLFIYARGAGTLMVAGQGTSVEKIMQLAGARNAAVGFSDFKPLTAEALVAANPDVLLLFDSGLASLGGKTGLLQIPGVAQTTAGRTGRVVEMDGQLLTGFGPRLGQATAELARKLH; from the coding sequence ATGTACTACTTTCGTTCTTTCCTGCTTTCTGGCCTGCTGCTGTCCCTCCTGGTGAGTAGCCGGGCCGTAGGGGCTACCACACCCCGCATCGTGTCGCTCAACGGCACCATCAGCGAAATTATCTGTGCGTTGGGCCGTCAGCCGCAGCTGGTGGGCGTGGATGTTACCAGTACATACCCGGAGGCTTTGGCCAAACTGCCGAAGGTGGGCCACACCCGCAACATTTCCGCCGAGGGCGTACTGGCCCTGAGCCCCACGCTGGTAGTGGGCACTACTGAGTCGCTGAAGCCGGAAGTGGCCGCCCAGCTTAGGGCAGCCGGCGTACCGGTGCATCTGTTCCGGCAAGACTGTTCCGCCGCCGGTACCCGGCAGCTGATTCAGGACGTAGCCGCCACGTTCGGGGCGTCAGCTCGGGTGCCCGCCGTCACGGCCCGGCTGGATGCTGAGCTGGCGAAGGTGCAGAAACCGGCGGCGGCTCCCAAAGTGCTGTTCATCTATGCCCGGGGTGCGGGCACGCTGATGGTGGCGGGCCAGGGCACTTCGGTGGAGAAAATCATGCAGCTGGCCGGAGCCCGCAATGCCGCCGTGGGCTTCTCCGACTTCAAGCCCCTGACCGCTGAAGCTCTGGTGGCCGCCAACCCCGATGTGCTGCTGCTTTTCGACAGCGGCCTGGCCAGCCTGGGCGGCAAAACAGGCCTGCTCCAGATTCCGGGCGTAGCCCAGACCACGGCGGGCCGCACCGGCCGCGTGGTGGAAATGGACGGGCAGCTGCTCACCGGTTTCGGGCCGCGCCTGGGCCAGGCCACGGCCGAGCTGGCCCGCAAGCTGCACTAG
- a CDS encoding HmuY family protein, with the protein MINLFSRLPLLTLIGAALSLGACSKDDNDTAVQPAADLSIETAKNLTPAAGAVNPTTGQPGTPRHYAFYSLATKSEVAYTDSATTKWDIAVRGTTILVNGGSSGPGQGGAIVKEGLFAEQTTAPTTGYRVDTATEKAIKTGSGNGWYSYNSTTHVVAPIAGRVLLLRTATGKYARLEIVSYYKDAPATPVGTEPSGYYTFRYVYQPDGSTNLK; encoded by the coding sequence ATGATTAACCTGTTCTCCCGCCTTCCACTCCTAACCCTGATCGGAGCCGCTCTCAGCCTCGGCGCCTGCTCGAAAGATGACAACGACACCGCCGTGCAGCCCGCCGCCGACCTATCAATTGAAACCGCGAAGAATCTGACTCCGGCTGCCGGCGCGGTCAACCCCACCACTGGTCAGCCCGGCACACCCCGCCACTATGCCTTCTACAGCCTGGCCACCAAAAGTGAGGTTGCCTACACCGATTCCGCCACCACCAAATGGGATATTGCCGTGCGCGGCACTACCATCCTCGTGAACGGCGGCAGCAGCGGCCCGGGCCAGGGCGGGGCCATTGTGAAGGAAGGCCTATTCGCGGAGCAAACCACGGCCCCAACCACTGGCTATCGGGTAGATACGGCCACGGAAAAAGCCATCAAAACCGGCTCCGGCAACGGCTGGTATTCCTACAACTCCACCACCCACGTTGTGGCGCCCATTGCCGGCCGGGTGCTGCTGCTGCGCACGGCCACCGGCAAATACGCCCGGCTGGAAATCGTGAGCTACTACAAGGATGCCCCCGCCACGCCCGTCGGCACCGAGCCCAGCGGCTACTACACCTTCCGCTACGTGTACCAGCCCGACGGCTCCACAAACCTGAAATAA